Proteins from a genomic interval of Candidatus Nomurabacteria bacterium:
- the dnaX gene encoding DNA polymerase III subunit gamma/tau, translated as MSSQALYRKYRSKSLKEVVGQQHIVEVLASALKQDKISHAYLFTGPRGVGKTSIARIFAHEINKAEYHSEKTHLDIIEIDAASNSGVDDMRDLREKITSAPASLKYKVYIIDEVHMLSGASFAALLKTIEEPPSHAIFILATTDAHKVPATILSRVQKFYFKPIDEQEVVKHLEDICKKENIDFEDEALKIIAENSEGSMRDALSLLDQIASGNKSVSLRSVQNSLGLSEDKALEKLCQIIESSETGLIPELLKELIKSGADSKSLALQVYNKLKTQQKTFEELQTLSELLTLGSLTKPNLGLEITLLKLSSLKTSNNKSSKDSEENKPPIPAVVETDKKLDEKITVSNKEIKENSKKNEEIEKIDENENKNKLSLRNFSEKWSDILEIIAKKSPGLKAVLKPSETKLTEKTYNLSIKLVYPVHLKIFSENKNKQIFREAFNEIGLKVPNIETSLLDKKSQNKNSPRSEDNNETNKETNLTDLSDIIGLMGGGEAVSI; from the coding sequence GTGTCATCTCAAGCTCTATACAGAAAATACAGATCAAAAAGCCTTAAAGAGGTCGTCGGCCAACAGCATATCGTCGAAGTACTAGCAAGCGCGCTTAAGCAAGATAAAATATCCCATGCTTATTTATTTACTGGACCAAGAGGAGTAGGGAAGACTTCAATTGCCAGAATTTTCGCTCATGAGATAAACAAAGCAGAGTACCATTCAGAAAAAACTCATTTAGATATCATTGAGATTGATGCAGCTAGTAATAGTGGTGTTGATGACATGCGTGACCTGCGCGAGAAGATAACCTCCGCCCCCGCAAGTTTAAAATATAAAGTTTATATAATTGATGAGGTCCACATGCTTAGTGGAGCCAGTTTTGCGGCACTTCTTAAAACTATTGAAGAACCACCATCTCATGCAATATTCATTCTTGCTACAACTGACGCCCATAAAGTTCCAGCTACAATACTAAGTAGAGTACAAAAATTTTACTTTAAGCCTATAGACGAACAAGAGGTTGTTAAACATCTTGAAGATATTTGTAAAAAAGAAAATATAGATTTTGAAGATGAAGCACTAAAAATAATTGCAGAAAACTCAGAAGGCAGCATGCGTGATGCCTTAAGCTTACTCGATCAAATTGCCTCAGGCAATAAATCTGTAAGCTTAAGAAGTGTCCAAAACTCTCTAGGTTTATCAGAGGATAAAGCTCTAGAAAAACTCTGCCAAATTATAGAATCTAGCGAAACCGGTTTAATCCCAGAATTACTAAAAGAGTTAATAAAATCGGGCGCAGACTCAAAATCTCTTGCCCTGCAAGTATACAACAAACTTAAGACTCAACAAAAAACTTTTGAAGAATTACAAACCTTAAGTGAGCTCCTAACTTTAGGTTCTCTTACTAAACCAAACTTAGGCCTAGAAATAACACTTCTCAAATTAAGTAGTCTAAAAACATCAAATAACAAATCATCAAAAGATTCAGAAGAAAATAAGCCTCCTATTCCAGCGGTAGTTGAAACAGATAAGAAATTAGATGAAAAAATTACAGTGAGCAACAAAGAGATTAAAGAAAACTCAAAAAAGAATGAAGAGATAGAAAAGATCGATGAAAACGAAAATAAAAATAAATTATCTCTTAGGAACTTTTCAGAAAAGTGGTCAGATATCTTAGAAATAATTGCTAAAAAAAGCCCAGGCCTAAAAGCTGTACTAAAACCATCTGAGACTAAACTTACAGAAAAAACGTACAACCTAAGTATTAAATTAGTATATCCAGTGCACTTAAAAATATTTTCTGAAAATAAAAACAAGCAAATATTTAGAGAAGCATTTAACGAAATAGGTTTAAAAGTACCAAACATCGAAACTAGTCTTTTAGATAAAAAATCTCAAAACAAAAATAGCCCGCGAAGTGAAGATAACAATGAGACCAACAAAGAAACAAATTTAACTGATCTTTCTGATATTATTGGCTTAATGGGCGGAGGAGAAGCGGTCTCAATTTAA